One Spirochaetota bacterium genomic window carries:
- the ftsW gene encoding putative lipid II flippase FtsW translates to MRKGIVHGRGRRPGDEAIGPRRRRAPFPRVRVVRLVQKFRGARRRVPRVVQKAWEGGDRVDLKSVIDTRRRAEPDLVLFTLVLVLAGIGIAMSYSASAAFAIRTFGDALHFLKRQLAWIVLGSAALFVVQGIDYKIYARYTRLMLLGVLLLLVIVLIPGLGHSAKGSARWLGFGGLGIQPSEFVKIAVVIYLAKVFSTEYDGVVNHVIQILVPMIIVAIMFVLIMMQPDFGTAITLVSVSAIILFVSGFPFMYILMLGIISIPMFYLLVYQVSYRRERIFAFLNPWRNRYGIGYHVIQSFTAFKKGGFLGEGLGNGTQKLGRLPEPHTDFIFAVIAEEAGLLGTLVIVGLFCALFWRGMKIALAAPDEFGRLLAMGITLLLVVQAFTNIAVVTGSLPTTGIPLPFISYGGSSMLTSMIGVGILLNISRYREAAPENLKGGIEVWQ, encoded by the coding sequence GTGCGAAAAGGCATCGTCCATGGACGAGGCCGTCGCCCGGGCGATGAGGCTATCGGCCCCCGGCGACGCCGTGCTCCTTTCCCCCGCGTGCGCGTCGTTCGACTGGTTCAAAAATTTCGAGGAGCGCGGCGACGCGTTCCGCGTGTCGTTCAAAAAGCTTGGGAGGGGGGAGATCGCGTGGACCTGAAATCGGTCATCGATACCCGGCGCAGGGCCGAGCCCGACCTGGTGCTCTTCACCCTGGTGCTCGTCCTCGCGGGAATCGGCATCGCGATGAGCTACAGCGCGAGCGCCGCGTTCGCGATCAGGACGTTCGGCGACGCGCTCCATTTCCTGAAGCGCCAGCTCGCCTGGATCGTGCTGGGGTCGGCGGCGCTCTTCGTGGTGCAGGGCATCGACTACAAGATATACGCGCGCTACACGCGCCTTATGCTCCTGGGGGTGCTTCTCCTCCTCGTGATCGTGCTCATTCCGGGACTCGGGCACAGCGCGAAGGGGAGCGCGCGCTGGCTGGGGTTTGGCGGGCTGGGGATACAGCCCTCCGAGTTCGTAAAGATCGCCGTGGTCATCTACCTCGCGAAGGTATTCTCCACCGAGTACGACGGCGTCGTGAACCACGTGATCCAGATACTCGTCCCCATGATCATCGTCGCGATCATGTTCGTGCTCATCATGATGCAGCCGGATTTCGGCACCGCGATCACGCTCGTCTCGGTCTCGGCGATCATCCTGTTCGTCTCGGGATTCCCCTTCATGTATATCCTGATGCTCGGCATCATAAGCATACCCATGTTCTACCTGCTCGTCTACCAGGTGAGCTACCGGCGCGAGCGCATCTTCGCGTTCCTGAACCCGTGGAGAAACCGCTACGGCATAGGCTACCACGTGATCCAGTCCTTCACCGCGTTCAAGAAGGGCGGGTTCCTGGGCGAGGGACTGGGGAACGGCACCCAGAAGCTGGGAAGGCTCCCCGAACCTCACACGGACTTCATCTTCGCGGTGATCGCGGAGGAGGCGGGGCTCCTGGGGACGCTCGTCATCGTGGGACTTTTCTGCGCGCTCTTCTGGCGTGGCATGAAAATCGCGCTCGCGGCGCCGGACGAATTCGGCAGGCTCCTGGCCATGGGGATCACGCTCCTGCTCGTGGTGCAGGCGTTCACCAACATCGCGGTCGTGACCGGGAGCCTTCCCACGACGGGGATTCCGCTCCCGTTCATCTCGTACGGGGGCTCGTCCATGCTCACGAGCATGATCGGGGTCGGCATACTGTTGAACATATCGCGCTACCGCGAGGCGGCGCCGGAGAATCTTAAGGGCGGCATAGAGGTGTGGCAATGA
- a CDS encoding UDP-N-acetylglucosamine--N-acetylmuramyl-(pentapeptide) pyrophosphoryl-undecaprenol N-acetylglucosamine transferase — translation MKPECVLITGGGTGGHLSPGIALYEEFTAKNIQAYMLAGKRDARFTYLKELGEGHLLLYGAPSFTKNPLKLPFFLLAFGFAVMRAMRIIRKTGAQAVVGMGGYVSGPALIAARFKGVPIYLCEQNTVPGRVTSFFAKKAARVFTTFEATANYFKKDVAQKLLPAGNPIRKKILAQVDRDTARRHFNLRHCKRVVLAIGGSQGALRINELMLGLKRQFPRDFQETGIIWSTGDLSFRKYKDQVHASNNAGSVYMSPFIEEVTLAYRASDLAISRAGSGVMMEIAAMGLPSVLIPFPFAAQDHQDKNADVFAEAGASLKISNSDAAPEKAGPAILELLNNPSRLQRMAARALEVAKPDAAADIVKTIMSDIAQR, via the coding sequence ATGAAACCGGAATGTGTACTGATCACCGGAGGCGGGACCGGGGGGCATCTCTCCCCGGGTATCGCCCTCTACGAGGAATTCACGGCGAAAAACATACAGGCGTACATGCTCGCGGGGAAGAGGGACGCGCGGTTCACCTATCTCAAGGAGTTGGGGGAAGGGCACCTGCTCCTGTACGGCGCGCCCTCCTTCACGAAGAACCCGCTCAAGCTCCCGTTTTTCCTGCTCGCGTTCGGTTTCGCCGTTATGCGCGCTATGCGGATCATCCGCAAAACCGGGGCCCAGGCGGTGGTCGGCATGGGGGGATACGTATCGGGACCCGCACTCATCGCGGCGCGGTTCAAGGGGGTTCCGATATACCTGTGCGAGCAGAACACGGTTCCCGGGAGGGTCACCTCGTTCTTCGCGAAAAAGGCGGCGCGCGTGTTCACCACCTTCGAGGCGACCGCGAACTATTTCAAGAAGGACGTCGCGCAAAAACTGCTCCCCGCGGGGAATCCGATACGCAAGAAGATCCTCGCGCAGGTCGACCGGGACACGGCGCGCAGGCACTTCAACCTGCGTCACTGCAAGCGGGTCGTGCTCGCGATCGGCGGGAGCCAGGGGGCGCTCCGGATCAACGAGCTCATGCTCGGCCTCAAGCGGCAGTTCCCACGCGACTTCCAGGAGACGGGCATCATCTGGAGCACGGGGGACCTGAGCTTCCGGAAGTACAAGGACCAGGTCCACGCCTCCAACAACGCGGGCTCGGTCTATATGTCCCCCTTCATCGAGGAGGTGACGCTGGCCTACCGCGCGAGCGACCTGGCGATCAGCCGCGCGGGCTCGGGGGTCATGATGGAGATCGCGGCGATGGGGCTTCCCTCGGTGCTCATCCCGTTCCCCTTCGCGGCGCAGGACCACCAGGACAAGAACGCGGACGTGTTCGCGGAGGCGGGGGCGAGCCTCAAGATTTCCAACAGCGACGCCGCCCCTGAAAAGGCGGGCCCCGCGATCCTTGAGCTTTTAAACAATCCCTCGCGCCTGCAGCGCATGGCCGCGCGTGCGCTCGAGGTCGCGAAGCCGGACGCGGCGGCGGACATAGTCAAAACGATCATGAGCGATATCGCACAACGGTAA
- a CDS encoding UDP-N-acetylmuramate--L-alanine ligase: MFRKSNKMHFIGIGGIGMSGIAEILINLGYEVSGSDLRESEQTKRLAALGAKIYIGHRSSNIGDYSVVVSSSAISAANPEVAEARARRIPIVHRSEMLAELVRLKHGVGVAGTHGKTTTSSMLAYVLYAGGMNPTSVIGGKVLNFGTNAKIGQGEYIVFEADESDGSFLRLMPTIAVVTNIDADHLDHYKYFEAIKEAFLTYINNVPFYGFSALCADDNVIAELLPRIDRPYVTYGFSEGADFRARDVRAANGSTSYDAYYKDDPLGTITLNLLGRHNVVNSLAVVAVALDLGMSFKAIRDGIAQFRGVGRRMERIGEERGVLVMDDYGHHPTEVRATLEAMKGLGRRIVAIFQPHRYSRTQVLWDDFGQCFPNADILFLTEIYPAGEEPVEGVSSALIAGSVKKHEGRDVPVIGRLDEIPSAVLPGLREGDVVLTLGAGDIYKAGPMILAALRERGKA; the protein is encoded by the coding sequence GTGTTTCGTAAATCGAACAAAATGCATTTTATCGGGATAGGCGGGATCGGCATGAGCGGGATCGCCGAGATCCTCATCAACCTGGGGTACGAGGTTTCGGGCTCGGATCTCCGGGAATCGGAACAGACGAAGCGCCTGGCGGCGCTCGGGGCGAAAATTTATATCGGACACCGGTCCTCGAATATCGGCGACTACAGCGTGGTGGTAAGCTCGAGCGCCATCAGCGCGGCCAACCCGGAGGTCGCCGAGGCGCGCGCACGCAGGATACCGATCGTCCACCGCTCCGAGATGCTCGCCGAGCTCGTGCGTCTCAAGCACGGCGTGGGCGTCGCCGGCACGCACGGCAAGACCACGACCTCCAGCATGCTCGCCTACGTCCTCTATGCGGGCGGGATGAACCCCACCTCGGTCATAGGCGGGAAGGTGCTTAACTTCGGCACCAACGCGAAGATTGGCCAGGGGGAATACATCGTCTTCGAGGCGGACGAGTCCGACGGCTCGTTCCTGCGCCTCATGCCCACGATCGCCGTCGTCACGAATATAGACGCCGATCACCTGGACCACTACAAGTATTTCGAGGCAATCAAGGAAGCCTTCCTCACCTACATCAACAACGTGCCCTTTTACGGGTTCTCGGCCCTGTGCGCGGACGACAACGTCATCGCCGAGCTCCTGCCCCGGATCGATCGCCCCTACGTCACCTACGGGTTCTCCGAGGGCGCGGATTTCCGCGCGCGCGACGTGCGCGCCGCGAACGGCTCCACCTCCTACGACGCGTATTACAAGGACGACCCCCTGGGCACGATCACGCTGAACCTGCTGGGGCGCCACAACGTCGTGAACTCGCTGGCGGTGGTCGCGGTGGCGCTCGACCTGGGAATGAGCTTCAAGGCGATCCGGGACGGGATCGCGCAGTTCCGCGGCGTGGGCCGCAGGATGGAGAGGATCGGTGAGGAGCGCGGCGTACTCGTCATGGACGATTACGGGCACCATCCCACCGAGGTACGCGCGACGCTCGAAGCCATGAAGGGACTGGGACGGCGCATCGTCGCAATCTTCCAGCCCCACCGCTATTCCCGCACCCAGGTGCTCTGGGACGATTTCGGCCAGTGTTTTCCCAACGCCGATATACTCTTCCTCACCGAGATCTACCCGGCGGGGGAGGAGCCCGTCGAGGGCGTATCGAGCGCGCTCATCGCGGGCTCGGTGAAGAAGCACGAGGGACGCGACGTGCCCGTGATCGGGAGGCTTGACGAGATCCCGTCCGCGGTGCTTCCGGGCCTGCGCGAGGGGGACGTGGTCCTCACCCTGGGCGCGGGCGACATCTACAAGGCGGGGCCCATGATACTTGCGGCG